In one window of Polaromonas naphthalenivorans CJ2 DNA:
- a CDS encoding lysophospholipid acyltransferase family protein has protein sequence MLWLFRFFSHWPLAVLHALGAGLGWLVWLASARYRAHFRANVAQAGLPFEAARPAIAEAGRFVGELPRLWMRPRSQSCLENVRVQGQAHAEQAFAQGKGVIFFGPHCGSFELGPQALAELYGPLTAIYRPARKAWLARLESFARDRQNLTVVPASLSGIRLMHQALKANQAVAMLTDQVPPEGLGIWAPFFGRPAYTMTLAARLALQSGAALLPVSCERLPRGRGYFLKIWPAVEGLQTREKADMLQAVTRINQAIEAIVLSQPGQYLWGYARYKTPRKEAA, from the coding sequence ATGCTCTGGTTATTCCGTTTTTTCTCCCACTGGCCGCTGGCTGTGCTGCATGCGCTGGGTGCCGGGCTGGGCTGGCTGGTCTGGCTGGCCAGCGCGCGTTACCGGGCGCACTTTCGGGCCAATGTGGCGCAGGCGGGCCTGCCGTTTGAAGCGGCCCGGCCGGCGATTGCCGAGGCCGGGCGTTTCGTCGGCGAGCTGCCCCGGCTGTGGATGCGGCCACGCTCCCAATCGTGCCTGGAAAACGTCCGGGTGCAGGGCCAGGCCCATGCCGAGCAGGCTTTTGCGCAGGGTAAGGGCGTGATTTTTTTCGGTCCGCACTGCGGCAGTTTCGAGCTGGGGCCGCAGGCGCTGGCCGAGCTTTACGGGCCGCTTACCGCCATTTACCGTCCCGCCCGCAAGGCCTGGCTGGCCCGGCTCGAAAGCTTCGCCCGTGACCGCCAAAACCTCACCGTGGTACCCGCCAGCCTCAGCGGCATCCGGCTGATGCACCAAGCCCTCAAGGCCAACCAGGCGGTGGCCATGCTGACCGACCAGGTGCCGCCCGAAGGCCTGGGAATCTGGGCGCCGTTTTTTGGCCGGCCCGCCTACACCATGACGCTGGCGGCCCGGCTGGCCTTGCAAAGCGGCGCGGCGCTGCTGCCGGTCAGCTGCGAGCGCCTGCCCCGGGGCCGGGGTTATTTCCTGAAGATCTGGCCGGCGGTGGAGGGTCTGCAAACCCGCGAAAAGGCCGACATGCTGCAGGCTGTCACCCGGATCAACCAGGCGATTGAAGCCATCGTGCTCAGCCAGCCGGGTCAGTATCTGTGGGGCTACGCCCGCTACAAGACACCGCGCAAGGAAGCCGCTTGA
- a CDS encoding LpxL/LpxP family acyltransferase — translation MKNFGQWAGRVTTLGGIAFMKGLAHLPLPVVRALGTALGWVLYGLIGGRRRVVHANFSVCFPELSKAARHKLALQTFVYFSQAWLDRSWLWHAPRECVQKRVRLTGAVEELAGTAPTVIFLPHFVGLDAAWAGMALAMPRPSTTIYTDQSNKLVDQWILQGRQRFGHLRLFGRIEGVKPIVAALREGQPLYLLPDMDFGPDESVFVPFYGVQAATVPSLSRFARLGRAKVVPLLPRLTADGYEVQVLPAWTDFPGSDPVADTARMNARLQDYIATMPAQYYWVHKRFKTRPEGEASLY, via the coding sequence TTGAAAAACTTTGGCCAATGGGCCGGCCGCGTCACCACCCTAGGCGGCATTGCCTTCATGAAAGGGCTGGCCCACCTGCCGCTGCCCGTGGTGCGCGCCCTGGGAACGGCGCTGGGCTGGGTGCTGTATGGCTTGATCGGCGGGCGCCGGCGCGTGGTGCATGCCAATTTCTCGGTGTGCTTTCCCGAGCTTTCAAAGGCGGCGCGGCACAAGCTCGCCCTGCAGACCTTTGTCTATTTCTCGCAAGCCTGGCTGGACCGCTCCTGGCTGTGGCATGCGCCCAGGGAATGCGTACAGAAGCGTGTCCGGCTGACCGGCGCGGTCGAGGAGTTGGCCGGCACGGCGCCGACGGTGATTTTCCTGCCGCATTTTGTCGGCCTGGATGCAGCCTGGGCCGGCATGGCGCTGGCGATGCCCCGGCCCTCGACCACGATTTACACCGACCAGTCGAACAAGCTCGTCGATCAATGGATATTGCAGGGCCGTCAGCGCTTTGGCCACCTGCGCCTGTTCGGACGCATCGAGGGCGTCAAGCCCATCGTGGCGGCACTGCGTGAAGGCCAGCCGCTGTACTTGCTGCCCGATATGGATTTTGGCCCGGACGAATCGGTGTTCGTGCCGTTTTACGGTGTCCAGGCCGCCACCGTGCCGTCGCTGTCCCGATTTGCGCGACTGGGCCGGGCCAAGGTCGTGCCCTTGCTGCCGCGCCTGACAGCTGACGGCTACGAGGTGCAGGTGCTGCCCGCCTGGACCGACTTTCCCGGCAGCGACCCGGTGGCCGACACGGCGCGCATGAACGCCCGGCTGCAGGACTACATCGCCACCATGCCGGCGCAGTATTACTGGGTCCACAAGCGCTTCAAGACCCGGCCCGAGGGCGAGGCTTCGCTGTATTGA
- the yihA gene encoding ribosome biogenesis GTP-binding protein YihA/YsxC gives MTSPDASASLPPSTAATAPDPKIAMGWLHTAKFLTTAPELKHLPRIEVPEIAFVGRSNAGKSTCINTLTQQHRLAFASKTPGRTQSINLFSLGKQGVTDAVLADLPGYGYAAVPKEAKYRWQQVMGNYLQTRDNLKAIVLLCDPRLGLTELDEVLLDVIRPRVEAGLKFLVLLTKSDKLNKTDAAKALQIVKLQAGGGDVKLFSSLKRQGVEEVAQHLWDWAHPKEKPVKAPKVLPEAEAEAEAEADTDASPPQTPEQP, from the coding sequence ATGACTTCTCCAGACGCTTCAGCTTCCTTGCCTCCTTCCACCGCCGCAACCGCGCCCGATCCGAAAATCGCCATGGGCTGGCTGCACACCGCCAAATTCCTGACGACCGCGCCCGAACTCAAGCACCTGCCGCGCATCGAGGTTCCCGAAATTGCCTTTGTGGGCCGCTCCAACGCCGGCAAATCCACCTGCATCAACACCCTGACGCAGCAGCACCGGCTGGCCTTTGCCTCCAAGACGCCGGGCCGCACCCAGAGCATCAACCTGTTCTCGCTGGGCAAGCAGGGCGTGACCGATGCCGTGCTGGCCGACTTGCCGGGCTACGGCTATGCGGCCGTGCCCAAGGAAGCCAAGTACCGCTGGCAACAGGTGATGGGCAACTACCTGCAGACGCGCGACAACCTCAAGGCCATCGTCCTGCTGTGCGACCCGCGCCTGGGACTGACGGAGCTGGACGAAGTGCTGCTCGACGTGATCCGGCCGCGTGTCGAGGCCGGGCTGAAGTTCCTGGTGCTACTGACCAAGTCCGACAAGCTCAACAAGACCGATGCGGCCAAGGCGCTGCAGATCGTCAAGCTGCAGGCTGGCGGCGGCGACGTCAAGCTCTTTTCTTCGCTCAAGCGCCAGGGCGTTGAAGAAGTGGCCCAGCATTTGTGGGACTGGGCGCACCCGAAGGAAAAGCCGGTCAAGGCGCCCAAAGTGCTTCCTGAAGCTGAAGCTGAAGCTGAAGCTGAAGCTGACACTGACGCATCGCCACCACAGACGCCTGAACAGCCCTGA
- a CDS encoding c-type cytochrome, whose protein sequence is MKLLATSLLAALLALPVMSSFAAGEAAPADAAQTHAAPAAAPAMAAKPDLVKGEATFTAVCAACHGADGNSGTPAYPKLSQQHPEYLVKQLQEFKSGKRKNAVMQGFAATLSDDDMKNVAYWATSKKAKPGFAKDKETVTLGERIYRGGIADRQVPACAGCHSPTGAGIPSQYPRLSGQHSEYAAAQLTAFRDGVRANSLQMTQVAAKLNDKEIRAVADYIAGLR, encoded by the coding sequence ATGAAGCTGTTAGCTACTTCCCTACTGGCCGCCTTGCTGGCCTTGCCCGTCATGTCTTCATTTGCTGCGGGTGAAGCCGCACCTGCAGACGCCGCACAGACGCATGCCGCACCCGCCGCAGCGCCGGCCATGGCGGCCAAGCCTGACCTGGTCAAGGGAGAAGCCACATTCACGGCAGTATGCGCAGCCTGCCACGGCGCCGACGGCAATTCCGGAACCCCCGCCTATCCCAAGCTGTCGCAGCAGCACCCCGAATACCTGGTCAAGCAGTTGCAGGAATTCAAGTCCGGCAAGCGCAAGAACGCCGTCATGCAGGGCTTTGCCGCCACGCTGTCCGATGACGACATGAAAAATGTCGCTTACTGGGCGACGTCCAAAAAAGCAAAACCCGGTTTTGCCAAGGACAAGGAAACCGTCACCCTGGGTGAACGCATTTACCGCGGCGGTATTGCAGACCGCCAGGTTCCAGCTTGCGCCGGTTGCCACAGCCCTACTGGCGCAGGCATTCCTTCGCAATACCCGCGCCTGAGCGGCCAGCATTCCGAATACGCCGCTGCGCAGCTGACTGCTTTCCGCGATGGCGTGCGCGCCAACAGCCTTCAGATGACCCAGGTCGCCGCCAAGCTCAATGACAAGGAAATCCGCGCGGTTGCCGACTACATCGCCGGCCTGCGCTGA
- a CDS encoding cytochrome c biogenesis protein ResB, producing the protein MTVSTEGMKVNWGSRTLRACVELLSSMRFSISLLTVICIASIIGTVLKQQEPLSNYVNQFGPFWAQVFSLASLNTVYSAWWFLLILAFLVVSTSLCIARNTPKILADFSQLKEDVREQSLKAFGHRAQAALAESPEAAARRIGQTLVQSGWKVKLQQRNAGWMVAAKKGAVNKLGYIAAHSAIVLICIGGLLDGDMIVRAQMLLNGKSTYTGGGLIADVPAAHRLSERNPTFRANLLVSEGTQSSTAILNQPGGVLLQELPFAVELKKFSVEYYSTGMPKLFASDIIIHDKASGEKTPARVEVNHPANYKGVEIYQSSFDDGGSSVTLKAIPMSAASKAFEIQGTIGGISALTNGQGPGAEQLTLEYTALRLINVENFAGSNGGVSGSGADVRKVDLHQAIETRLGAANKTVTQKQLRNVGPSISYKLRDAAGQAREFQNYMLPVKMDDSADNPAMFLMGVRENPVDAFQYLRIPADPESSTATFVRLRAALADPAQRELAVKRYARLAVGTDRPELARQLSESASRALALFAGAEAVPVAGASAAKVKPVAGLQAISDFMEANVPEAERSRAGEVLVRILNGVLFELTAMTREQAGLKPLPQDEKTQAFMSQMVLSLSDAPHYPAPMVFELKDFKQVQASVFQVARAPGKKIVYLGCAFLILGVFGMLYIRERRLWVWLAPQKHTPEGSNDDSTGSGDAVHSVSESAGKSQATMALSTNRKTMDGDKEFEMLKTKLLQAPL; encoded by the coding sequence ATGACCGTTTCCACCGAAGGTATGAAAGTCAACTGGGGCTCGCGCACCCTGCGCGCGTGCGTGGAGTTGCTGTCGTCGATGCGATTTTCGATTTCGCTGCTGACCGTCATCTGCATTGCGTCAATCATTGGTACGGTGCTCAAGCAGCAGGAGCCACTTAGCAACTACGTCAACCAGTTCGGGCCGTTCTGGGCGCAGGTGTTCAGTCTGGCCAGCCTCAACACCGTGTACAGCGCCTGGTGGTTCCTGCTGATCCTGGCTTTCCTGGTCGTCTCTACCTCCCTGTGCATTGCGCGCAACACGCCCAAGATCCTCGCCGACTTCAGCCAGCTCAAGGAAGACGTGCGCGAGCAAAGCCTCAAGGCCTTTGGCCACCGCGCGCAGGCCGCCCTGGCCGAGTCGCCTGAAGCGGCCGCACGGCGTATCGGCCAGACCCTGGTGCAAAGCGGCTGGAAGGTCAAGCTCCAGCAACGAAATGCCGGCTGGATGGTGGCCGCCAAGAAGGGCGCGGTCAACAAGCTCGGCTATATCGCCGCGCACAGCGCCATCGTGCTGATCTGCATCGGCGGCCTGCTGGACGGCGACATGATTGTGCGGGCGCAGATGCTGCTCAATGGCAAATCGACCTATACCGGCGGCGGACTGATCGCCGATGTGCCCGCAGCGCACCGCTTAAGCGAGCGCAACCCCACCTTTCGCGCCAATCTCCTGGTCTCCGAAGGCACGCAATCGAGCACCGCGATCTTGAACCAGCCCGGCGGCGTGCTGCTGCAGGAGCTGCCTTTTGCGGTGGAACTGAAGAAATTCAGCGTCGAGTACTACTCCACCGGCATGCCCAAGCTGTTTGCCAGCGACATCATCATCCATGACAAGGCCAGCGGCGAGAAAACGCCGGCGCGGGTCGAGGTCAACCATCCGGCGAACTACAAGGGCGTCGAGATTTACCAGTCCAGCTTTGACGACGGCGGCTCCAGCGTCACGCTCAAGGCGATCCCGATGTCCGCTGCCAGCAAGGCCTTCGAGATTCAGGGAACGATTGGCGGCATCAGCGCGCTGACCAATGGCCAGGGGCCTGGCGCCGAGCAGCTCACGCTTGAATACACCGCGCTGCGCTTGATCAATGTGGAGAATTTTGCGGGCAGCAACGGAGGTGTTTCGGGTTCCGGCGCGGATGTGCGCAAGGTGGATCTGCACCAGGCGATTGAAACGCGGCTCGGCGCGGCCAACAAGACCGTGACCCAGAAACAACTGCGCAATGTCGGCCCCAGCATCAGCTACAAGCTGCGCGATGCCGCCGGCCAGGCGCGCGAATTCCAGAACTACATGCTGCCCGTCAAGATGGACGACAGCGCCGACAACCCGGCCATGTTCCTGATGGGCGTGCGTGAAAACCCAGTGGATGCTTTTCAGTACCTGCGCATTCCGGCCGATCCGGAAAGCAGCACGGCGACTTTTGTGCGCCTGCGTGCCGCGCTGGCCGATCCGGCGCAGCGCGAGCTGGCCGTCAAGCGTTACGCCCGTCTGGCCGTGGGCACGGACCGCCCTGAACTGGCGCGGCAGCTGAGCGAGTCGGCATCGCGTGCGCTGGCTTTGTTTGCCGGAGCGGAAGCTGTTCCCGTTGCCGGCGCTTCAGCCGCCAAGGTGAAACCGGTGGCCGGATTGCAGGCCATTTCCGACTTCATGGAGGCCAACGTGCCCGAGGCGGAGCGCAGCCGTGCCGGTGAAGTGCTGGTTCGCATCCTGAATGGCGTGCTGTTTGAGCTGACCGCAATGACGCGCGAGCAAGCCGGCCTCAAGCCCTTGCCGCAGGACGAGAAAACCCAGGCCTTCATGTCGCAGATGGTGCTGAGCCTGTCGGACGCACCCCACTATCCGGCGCCCATGGTCTTTGAACTCAAGGATTTCAAGCAGGTCCAGGCCAGCGTCTTCCAGGTGGCGAGAGCCCCCGGCAAGAAGATTGTCTATCTGGGTTGTGCTTTCCTGATCCTCGGTGTCTTTGGCATGCTCTACATCCGCGAGCGCCGGCTCTGGGTGTGGCTGGCACCGCAAAAGCACACCCCTGAAGGCAGCAATGATGATTCCACGGGCAGTGGCGATGCCGTGCATTCAGTGTCAGAATCCGCCGGAAAAAGCCAGGCCACCATGGCCTTGTCCACCAACCGAAAAACCATGGATGGCGACAAGGAATTCGAGATGTTGAAGACAAAACTGCTGCAGGCCCCCCTATGA
- the ccsB gene encoding c-type cytochrome biogenesis protein CcsB → MNTTTSINTTTTLSAGRGNSTLSLNEGYFARRNALDWVFAALVAGGLLYAFARYSAYMDVYEKGILFAAIPATIAMGWFWRPLRLLMAVVAGFALLGIASYQGDLARAEQVFWLKYFLSSQSAILWMSVLFFMSTIFYWLGMFAGNTPTSTGSSHSATLESLGSKIAWVGVGMALIGTLVRWYESYLIGADIGHIPVSNLYEVFVLFCWMTAAFYLYFEAEYKTRALGAFVMLVVSGAVGFLLWYTVVREAHEIQPLVPALKSWWMKLHVPANFIGYGMFALAAMVALSYHVKQQAHETRWYRLTPLWLLGVVLCFVPIVFRKSPLEAGGSHYWIGYLLVAGLIAGGILLGRKHIAARLPSLEVLDDVMYKAIAVGFAFFTIATVLGALWAAEAWGGYWSWDPKETWALIVWLNYAAWLHMRLMKGLRGTVAAWWALVGLLVTTFAFLGVNMFLSGLHSYGTL, encoded by the coding sequence ATGAATACCACGACGAGCATCAACACCACGACCACTCTTTCGGCCGGGCGCGGCAACAGCACGCTCAGCCTGAACGAAGGTTACTTTGCCCGCCGCAATGCGCTCGACTGGGTGTTTGCCGCGCTGGTGGCGGGCGGCTTGCTGTATGCCTTTGCCCGCTACAGCGCTTACATGGATGTCTATGAAAAAGGCATTTTGTTCGCGGCCATTCCGGCCACCATTGCCATGGGCTGGTTCTGGCGGCCCCTGCGCCTGCTCATGGCGGTCGTCGCCGGTTTCGCGCTGTTGGGCATCGCGTCCTACCAGGGCGACCTGGCGCGGGCCGAGCAGGTGTTCTGGCTCAAGTATTTCCTGTCCAGCCAGTCGGCCATTTTGTGGATGAGCGTGCTGTTTTTCATGAGCACGATTTTTTACTGGCTGGGCATGTTCGCCGGCAACACGCCGACCAGCACCGGCTCCAGCCACAGCGCAACGCTGGAGTCGCTGGGTTCCAAAATCGCCTGGGTAGGCGTTGGCATGGCGCTGATCGGCACGCTGGTGCGCTGGTATGAAAGCTACCTGATCGGCGCCGACATCGGGCATATCCCGGTCAGCAACCTGTACGAGGTGTTCGTGCTGTTTTGCTGGATGACGGCGGCGTTTTACCTTTACTTTGAAGCCGAATACAAGACCCGCGCGCTGGGCGCGTTCGTCATGCTGGTGGTCAGCGGCGCGGTCGGGTTTTTGCTCTGGTACACCGTGGTGCGTGAAGCCCACGAAATCCAGCCACTGGTGCCGGCGCTGAAAAGCTGGTGGATGAAGCTGCATGTGCCGGCCAATTTCATCGGCTACGGCATGTTTGCACTGGCGGCCATGGTGGCGCTGTCCTACCACGTCAAGCAGCAGGCCCATGAAACCCGCTGGTACAGGCTCACGCCCCTGTGGCTGCTGGGCGTGGTGCTGTGCTTCGTGCCGATTGTTTTCCGCAAGTCGCCGCTGGAGGCAGGCGGCAGCCATTACTGGATCGGTTACCTGCTGGTGGCCGGCCTGATTGCAGGCGGCATCTTGCTGGGCCGCAAGCACATTGCCGCGCGCCTGCCGAGCCTGGAAGTGCTGGACGACGTGATGTACAAGGCGATTGCCGTCGGTTTTGCCTTTTTCACGATTGCGACCGTGCTGGGCGCGCTCTGGGCGGCCGAGGCCTGGGGCGGCTACTGGAGCTGGGACCCGAAGGAAACCTGGGCGCTGATTGTCTGGCTCAACTACGCTGCCTGGCTGCACATGCGCCTCATGAAGGGCTTGCGCGGCACCGTGGCCGCCTGGTGGGCGCTGGTGGGCCTGCTGGTTACCACCTTTGCCTTCCTGGGCGTCAACATGTTTCTGTCGGGCCTGCACAGTTACGGAACCTTGTAG
- the msrP gene encoding protein-methionine-sulfoxide reductase catalytic subunit MsrP, with protein sequence MLIKTNAHGFNHAVPSEITPQGIYQSRRDLIKLMATGTAGAALASWAGRDALAQAVPKPGKLAVLAGAKSAVAGAVTMEKVTDYKDATSYNNFYEFGTDKADPARNAATLPVKPWSVAVEGLVKNPKNFTLEELLKLSPQEERIYRLRCVEGWSMVIPWVGYSLSELIKKVEPLGSAKYVEFITLADPKTMPFVGSRVLEWPYVEALRLDEAMHPLALLTFGMYGEVLPNQNGAPVRMVVPWKYGFKSGKSIVKIRFTDKEPRTAWNKAAAQEYGFYSNVNPLVDHPRWSQATERRIGEDGLFAKKRKTLMFNGYEAQVGQLYAGMDLKKNF encoded by the coding sequence ATGCTCATCAAGACCAACGCCCACGGATTCAACCATGCGGTTCCCAGCGAAATCACGCCGCAGGGCATTTACCAGAGCCGGCGTGACCTGATCAAGCTCATGGCCACGGGAACGGCCGGCGCGGCACTGGCCAGCTGGGCGGGCCGCGACGCACTGGCTCAGGCCGTACCGAAGCCCGGCAAGCTGGCGGTCTTGGCGGGCGCTAAATCGGCCGTTGCCGGCGCGGTGACGATGGAAAAAGTCACCGATTACAAAGACGCGACAAGCTACAACAACTTCTACGAGTTCGGCACCGACAAGGCCGACCCGGCCAGGAATGCCGCGACGCTGCCGGTCAAGCCCTGGTCGGTTGCGGTCGAAGGGCTGGTCAAGAATCCAAAAAACTTCACGCTTGAAGAGCTGCTCAAGCTCAGTCCGCAGGAAGAACGCATCTATCGCCTGCGCTGTGTCGAGGGCTGGTCGATGGTGATTCCCTGGGTCGGTTATTCGCTGTCCGAGCTGATCAAAAAGGTCGAGCCGCTGGGCAGCGCCAAATACGTCGAGTTCATCACGCTGGCCGACCCAAAGACCATGCCGTTTGTCGGTTCCCGCGTGCTGGAGTGGCCTTACGTCGAGGCCTTGCGCCTTGACGAGGCGATGCATCCGCTGGCGCTGCTGACCTTTGGCATGTACGGCGAAGTGCTGCCCAATCAGAACGGCGCGCCGGTGCGCATGGTCGTGCCCTGGAAATACGGTTTCAAAAGCGGCAAGAGCATCGTCAAGATCCGCTTCACCGACAAGGAGCCGCGCACCGCCTGGAACAAGGCAGCCGCCCAGGAGTACGGCTTTTATTCGAACGTGAACCCGCTGGTGGACCATCCGCGCTGGAGCCAGGCCACCGAGCGGCGCATTGGCGAAGACGGCTTGTTCGCCAAGAAGCGCAAGACGCTGATGTTCAACGGCTATGAAGCGCAGGTTGGCCAGCTGTATGCGGGCATGGACCTCAAGAAGAATTTCTGA
- a CDS encoding protein-methionine-sulfoxide reductase heme-binding subunit MsrQ codes for MAAWMAGRQKWLLHPAAKPLIFMVCLLPFAWLFYAAWSDQLGANPAEALVRATGDWTLRFVCIVLAVTPLRVITRTPALARFRRMLGLFAYFYVVLHLLSYSWFDMGFDVADIARDIAKRPFILVGFSAFVLLTPLAATSFNAAIKAMGAKRWQLLHKLVYLIAGLGLLHFFWMRAGKNNFNEVFVYAAIVALLLGWRVWNHWAKARRRVSNNAAVGVH; via the coding sequence ATGGCTGCCTGGATGGCGGGGCGGCAAAAATGGTTGCTGCACCCGGCGGCAAAACCGCTGATCTTCATGGTGTGCCTGTTGCCGTTCGCGTGGCTTTTCTACGCGGCATGGAGCGACCAGCTCGGGGCCAATCCGGCCGAGGCCCTGGTCCGCGCCACGGGTGACTGGACGCTGCGCTTTGTCTGCATCGTGCTGGCCGTAACGCCCTTGCGCGTCATCACCCGCACACCGGCGCTGGCCCGCTTTCGCCGCATGCTGGGCCTGTTCGCCTATTTTTATGTCGTGCTTCACCTGCTCAGCTACAGCTGGTTCGACATGGGTTTTGACGTTGCCGATATTGCCAGGGACATCGCCAAGCGGCCCTTCATCCTGGTCGGGTTTTCTGCCTTTGTGCTGCTCACGCCGCTGGCGGCGACTTCGTTCAACGCCGCCATCAAGGCCATGGGTGCGAAGCGCTGGCAGTTGCTGCACAAGCTGGTCTATCTGATTGCCGGCCTGGGACTTTTGCATTTCTTCTGGATGCGCGCCGGTAAAAACAACTTCAATGAAGTGTTTGTGTACGCCGCCATCGTGGCCCTGCTGCTGGGCTGGCGGGTATGGAACCATTGGGCCAAGGCCCGGAGACGGGTTTCAAACAACGCGGCAGTCGGCGTTCATTGA
- the lysA gene encoding diaminopimelate decarboxylase yields the protein MTLPALPGHPHFAYRDNALFAEDVRASELAATYGTPLFIYSKTAMLSALASYQRGFEGRDAQICYAMKANSSLAVLQVFARADCGFDIVSGGELERVQAAGGDLKKVIFSGVGKTRAEMCQALAAGIGCFNVESEAELDVLSEVAVAMKLRAPVSIRVNPNVDPKTHPYISTGLKGNKFGVAHEDALRIYQHAASLEGLKVVGIDCHIGSQITEVTPYLDAMDRVLDLVAAIEAAGIALAHIDFGGGLGINYSADDMPPEADALWRQLLAKLDARGYGGKKLMIEPGRSLVGNAGICITEVLYLKPGEQKNFCIIDAAMNDLPRPAMYQAFHAIVPVERAATETAGVIYDVVGPVCESGDWIGRDRILDVAAGDQLAVMSAGAYCMSMASNYNTRGRAAELLVDGDLARLIRARETAADTFRGELLMP from the coding sequence ATGACACTGCCAGCCCTTCCCGGTCATCCCCATTTTGCGTACCGTGACAACGCGCTGTTTGCCGAAGATGTGCGCGCCAGCGAACTGGCTGCGACCTACGGAACGCCTCTGTTCATCTATTCAAAAACCGCCATGCTGTCGGCGCTGGCGTCTTACCAGCGCGGTTTTGAAGGCCGGGATGCGCAAATTTGCTACGCCATGAAGGCGAACTCCTCATTGGCGGTGTTGCAGGTGTTCGCCCGCGCGGACTGCGGCTTTGACATCGTGTCGGGCGGCGAACTCGAACGGGTTCAGGCTGCGGGCGGTGATCTGAAGAAGGTCATTTTTTCCGGCGTCGGCAAAACCCGCGCCGAAATGTGCCAGGCGCTGGCGGCCGGCATTGGCTGCTTCAATGTCGAAAGCGAAGCCGAGCTGGATGTGCTGTCGGAAGTGGCTGTTGCCATGAAGCTAAGGGCGCCGGTCAGCATCCGCGTCAATCCGAATGTTGATCCGAAGACGCACCCTTATATTTCAACCGGCCTGAAGGGCAACAAGTTCGGCGTCGCCCATGAGGATGCCCTGCGCATTTACCAGCATGCCGCTTCGCTGGAAGGCCTGAAGGTTGTCGGCATTGATTGCCATATCGGCTCGCAGATCACCGAGGTCACGCCGTACCTGGATGCGATGGACCGGGTGCTTGACCTGGTGGCTGCGATTGAAGCGGCCGGCATTGCGCTGGCGCACATCGACTTTGGTGGCGGACTGGGCATCAACTACAGCGCCGATGACATGCCACCCGAAGCGGACGCGCTGTGGCGGCAACTGCTGGCCAAGCTGGACGCGCGCGGCTATGGCGGCAAGAAGCTGATGATCGAGCCGGGCCGCTCGCTGGTCGGCAATGCCGGCATCTGCATCACCGAAGTGCTCTACCTCAAGCCCGGCGAGCAGAAGAATTTCTGCATCATCGACGCCGCCATGAACGACCTGCCCCGCCCGGCCATGTACCAGGCTTTCCATGCCATCGTTCCCGTCGAACGGGCCGCAACGGAAACTGCCGGCGTCATTTACGACGTGGTGGGCCCGGTCTGCGAAAGCGGCGACTGGATCGGCCGTGACCGCATCCTCGATGTGGCTGCCGGCGATCAGTTGGCCGTCATGTCGGCGGGGGCTTATTGCATGAGCATGGCCAGCAACTACAACACCCGCGGTCGCGCCGCCGAACTGCTGGTCGATGGCGACCTGGCCCGGCTGATTCGTGCGCGCGAAACGGCGGCGGATACGTTCCGGGGCGAACTGTTGATGCCTTGA
- the lptM gene encoding LPS translocon maturation chaperone LptM, which yields MPPVRWLSMSTSLSSLSRSHAFSIALSTLSAWFWYSRSVITILFMVFSPRILGRLYAVVCRHGLIAVVAGAAVLSGCGQKGPLFLPVPPQMPQPLAMPPGLSQTPAAVTAPAPAASASQ from the coding sequence ATGCCGCCGGTGCGCTGGTTGTCGATGTCCACGTCGCTCTCGTCATTGAGCCGGTCGCATGCCTTTTCGATAGCCTTGAGCACACTCTCGGCCTGGTTCTGGTATTCAAGGTCCGTCATTACAATCCTATTCATGGTTTTTTCACCCCGAATTCTAGGCCGGCTTTATGCTGTTGTTTGCAGGCATGGTCTTATTGCCGTTGTGGCGGGCGCCGCAGTGCTGTCCGGCTGTGGACAGAAAGGCCCCTTGTTTCTGCCAGTGCCACCCCAAATGCCGCAGCCCCTGGCCATGCCACCCGGCCTTTCCCAGACGCCTGCGGCAGTGACTGCACCGGCTCCGGCGGCATCCGCCAGCCAATAA
- the cyaY gene encoding iron donor protein CyaY, which translates to MTDLEYQNQAESVLKAIEKACDRLNDESDVDIDNQRTGGMITLTFSNRSQIIINLQKPLQEIWMAARAGGFHYKFNGEQWTDTKDASEFFANLSRYASEQAGQPLVFAASV; encoded by the coding sequence ATGACGGACCTTGAATACCAGAACCAGGCCGAGAGTGTGCTCAAGGCTATCGAAAAGGCATGCGACCGGCTCAATGACGAGAGCGACGTGGACATCGACAACCAGCGCACCGGCGGCATGATCACCCTGACTTTTTCCAACCGCAGCCAGATCATCATCAACCTGCAAAAACCGCTGCAGGAAATCTGGATGGCAGCCAGGGCAGGCGGGTTTCACTACAAATTCAATGGCGAACAGTGGACAGATACCAAGGACGCCAGCGAATTTTTTGCCAATTTGTCGCGCTATGCCAGTGAACAGGCGGGCCAGCCGCTGGTTTTTGCCGCTTCAGTCTGA